The following proteins are encoded in a genomic region of Melopsittacus undulatus isolate bMelUnd1 chromosome 8, bMelUnd1.mat.Z, whole genome shotgun sequence:
- the LOC101878183 gene encoding noggin-2-like: MTAIRALLLCSCLGLLRPVGGQPFLRLRPSPSDNLPVKDIVEHPDPEYDPKEHDLDERTLRKKLGSHFDPGFMAVAVPGPANASGAEAAAGRARAALPAELRRLELGPPQGPRLRVGKKARRKVLQWLWAYTYCPVLYTWKDLGVRFWPRYIKEGNCFAEKSCSLPEGMFCKPVKSVTKTFLRWHCQGWSSQKYCTWIPVQYPLISECKCSC; this comes from the coding sequence ATGACGGCGATCCGGgcgctgctgctctgctcctgcctggggctgctgcgCCCGGTGGGCGGGCAGCCCTTCCTGCGACTTCGACCCTCGCCCAGCGACAACCTGCCCGTCAAAGACATCGTGGAGCACCCGGATCCCGAGTACGACCCCAAGGAGCATGACTTGGACGAGAGGACTCTGCGGAAGAAGCTGGGCAGCCATTTCGACCCCGGCTTCATGGCCGTGGCCGTGCCGGGACCAGCCAACGCGTCGGGCGCCGAGGCGGCGGCGGGACGGGCGCGGGCGGCGCTGCCGGCGGAGCTGCGGCGGCTGGAGCTGGGCCCGCCTCAGGGACCGCGGCTCAGGGTGGGCAAGAAGGCGCGGCGGAAGGTGCTGCAGTGGCTCTGGGCGTACACCTACTGCCCCGTCCTCTACACATGGAAGGACCTGGGCGTCCGGTTCTGGCCCCGCTACATCAAGGAGGGCAACTGCTTCGCCGAGAAGTCCTGCTCGCTGCCAGAGGGCATGTTTTGCAAGCCCGTCAAGTCGGTCACCAAGACCTTCCTGCGCTGGCATTGCCAGGGCTGGTCCAGCCAGAAGTACTGCACTTGGATCCCGGTGCAGTACCCGCTCATCTCTGAGTGCAAGTGCTCCTGCTAA